One Mya arenaria isolate MELC-2E11 chromosome 5, ASM2691426v1 genomic window carries:
- the LOC128235874 gene encoding clumping factor A-like produces the protein MTEIEMIETDDVSDALGDRETDDVSDALENRDIDDESDKLGDRETDDVSGTLGDRDRDDVSDTLGDRETDDVSDALGDKETYDVNDSLEDRDIDDVSDTLGDRPTDDESDTLGDREPDDVSDTLEDRDIDDESVTLGDRETDDVSDTLGDREPDENDTLGDREIDDENDTLGDREIDDESDSLGDRETDDVSDALEYRDIDDESDTLGDRETDDLSDTLEDRDIDDESDTLGDRETDGVSGTLDDRDKDDVSDTLGDRKTDDESDTLEDRNIDDESDTLGDRETDGVSVTLDDIERDDVSDTLGDRETDDVSDALGDRETDDESDTLGDRETDDVSDALGDRETDDVSDALEDRDIDDESDKLGDRETDDVSDTLEDRDIDDESDTLGGREIDDVSDALGDRETKAVSDERVDREIDGEINALDDREIDDVSDTLGDRETDDVTDALGDSETDDVSDTLGDWKTEAVSDERVDRENDGEIDTLDDREIDDASGTLGDRETDDVSDALVDWKTDAVSDERVDREIDGEKDVLDDREIDDDGTDTLEERETDDESDKRVDREIDDESDALGDKKTEAVSDELVDREIDGESGALENRETDDDETDTLGEMETDDVSDERVDWKYDGDSDALEESGRDDVNDTLGVREIDDVSDTLGERKTDDVRDERVDREIDDESDTLGDSETDNISDEIGDRKS, from the exons ATGACAGAGATAGAGATGAT AGAAACAGATGATGTAAGCGATGCACTTGGAGACAGGGAAACAGATGATGTGAGCGATGCACTTGAAAACAGAGATATAGATGATGAAAGCGATAAACTTGGAGACAGGGAAACAGATGATGTGAGCGGCACACTTGGAGACAGAGATAGAGATGATGTAAGCGATACACTTGGAGACAGGGAAACAGATGATGTAAGCGATGCACTTGGAGACAAGGAAACATATGATGTGAACGATTCACTTGAAGACAGAGATATAGATGATGTAAGCGATACACTTGGAGACAGGCCTACAGATGATGAAAGCGATACACTTGGCGACAGGGAACCAGATGATGTGAGCGATACACTTGAAGACAGAGATATAGATGATGAAAGCGTTACACTTGGAGACAGGGAAACAGATGATGTAAGCGATACACTTGGAGACAGGGAACCAGATGAAAACGATACACTTGGAGACAGGGAAATAGATGATGAAAACGATACACTTGGAGACAGGGAAATAGATGATGAAAGCGATTCACTAGGAGACAGGGAAACAGATGATGTGAGCGATGCACTTGAATACAGAGATATAGATGATGAAAGCGATACACTTGGAGACAGAGAAACAGATGATTTGAGCGATACACTTGAAGACAGAGATATAGATGATGAAAGCGATACACTTGGAGACAGGGAAACAGATGGTGTGAGCGGCACACTTGATGACAGAGATAAAGATGATGTAAGCGATACACTTGGAGACAGGAAAACAGATGATGAAAGCGACACACTTGAAGACAGAAATATAGACGATGAAAGCGATACACTTGGAGACAGGGAAACAGATGGTGTGAGTGTCACACTTGATGACATAGAAAGAGATGATGTAAGCGATACACTTGGAGACAGGGAAACAGATGATGTTAGCGATGCACTTGGAGACAGGGAGACAGATGATGAAAGCGACACACTTGGAGACAGGGAAACGGATGATGTAAGCGATGCACTTGGAGACAGGGAAACAGATGATGTGAGCGATGCACTTGAAGACAGAGATATAGATGATGAAAGCGATAAACTTGGAGACAGGGAAACAGATGATGTGAGCGATACACTTGAAGACAGAGATATAGATGATGAAAGCGATACACTTGGAGGCAGGGAAATAGATGATGTTAGCGATGCACTTGGAGACAGAGAAACAAAAGCTGTAAGTGATGAACGAGTAGATAGGGAAATTGATGGCGAAATAAATGCACTTGACGATAGAGAAATAGATGATGTTAGCGATACACTTGGAGACAGGGAAACAGATGATGTGACCGATGCACTCGGAGACAGTGAAACAGATGATGTAAGCGATACACTTGGAGACTGGAAAACAGAAGCTGTAAGTGATGAACGAGTAGATAGGGAAAATGATGGCGAAATAGATACACTTGACGATAGAGAAATAGATGATGCAAGCGGTACACTTGGAGACAGGGAAACAGATGATGTAAGCGATGCACTTGTAGACTGGAAAACAGACGCTGTAAGTGATGAACGCGTAGATAGGGAAATTGATGGCGAAAAAGATGTACTTGACGATAGAGAAATAGATGATGATGGAACTGATACACTTGAGGAAAGGGAAACAGATGATGAAAGCGATAAACGTGTAGATAGAGAAATTGATGATGAAAGTGATGCACTTGGAGACAAGAAAACAGAAGCTGTAAGTGATGAACTTGTCGATAGAGAAATAGATGGTGAAAGTGGTGCACTTGAAAATAGGGAAACAGATGATGATGAAACTGATACGCTTGGTGAAATGGAAACAGATGATGTGAGCGATGAACGTGTAGATTGGAAATATGATGGAGACAGTGATGCACTTGAAGAAAGTGGAAGAGACGATGTAAACGATACACTTGGAGTCAGGGAAATAGATGATGTAAGCGATACACTTGGAGAAAGGAAAACAGATGATGTGAGAGATGAACGTGTAGATAGAGAAATAGATGATGAAAGCGATACACTTGGAGACAGTGAAACAGATAATATAAGCGATGAAATTGGAGACAGGAAATCATAA
- the LOC128233995 gene encoding uncharacterized protein LOC128233995, which produces MGPDFEYIVINSISPNGTVNVTVFAANTDGANSTFSNALAALIKDNPLTVLGQPASVIQATLAGQIYNLVLNETKDDLSCIIYQDLTQECSTNTKCLTYDGNPLCEPVRNNDDFGLWVGLGVGIPLFLLLSLLLCCCCCHFCVPVVKDDDTSTTISSRPEPLPIILPRYLPVRFNTVGRVGLYGSQFGDDVLEQPTQLNDSESTSSDYNVTVGFEMKRYKDDLPSSFSWDFMYPDIEYKKPQLGDTVF; this is translated from the exons ATGGGACCAGACTTTGAATATATTGTCATCAATTCAATAAG TCCTAACGGGACAGTGAATGTCACTGTGTTCGCTGCTAACACTGACGGAGCCAACTCCACATTTTCTAACGCGTTGGCTGCTCTCATTAAAGATAACCCCTTGACAGTACTAGGACAACCAGCATCGGTGATACAAGCCACACTTGCTGGtcaaatat ATAATTTAGTACTAAACGAGACAAAGGACGATCTTTCGTGTATTATCTATCAGGACCTGACACAAGAATGCTCAACCAACACAAAATGTTTGACATACGACGGGAACCCCTTGTGCGA ACCTGTTCGGAATAATG ATGATTTCGGCTTATGGGTAGGCCTGGGTGTTGGTATACCTCTATTCCTGCTGCTCAGCCTCCTGctctgttgttgctgctgtcaTTTTTGTGTCCCTGTTGTTAAAGATGATGACACAAGTACCACTATTTCCAGCAG ACCAGAGCCTCTACCTATCATCCTACCAAGATACCTGCCCGTTCGGTTTAACACCGTCGGAAGAGTAGGCCTATACGGTAGTCAGTTTGGCGATGACGTATTGGAACAACCGACACAATTAAATGACTCCGAGTCAACATCGTCGGATTATAACGTTACTGTTGGATTCGAGA tgaaaagaTACAAGGACGATTTACCTTCAAGCTTTTCTTGGGATTTTATGTATCctgatattgaatataag AAACCGCAACTCGGCGATACAGTTTTTTGA